Proteins encoded together in one Benincasa hispida cultivar B227 chromosome 1, ASM972705v1, whole genome shotgun sequence window:
- the LOC120077411 gene encoding uncharacterized protein LOC120077411 — translation MTLRSGRPLVEETVNPRTKNPSNEHNTRPTALEVQEEQMPESTSYSNPSNAGEPAVQLNAPFPRRLLKKNDEQQFKRFLELMRQLHINIPLVEALEQMPKYVKFLKDILTKKRRISETEVITLMRECDALVSNKLPKKHNDLRSFTVPCSIRGMDIGHALCDLGASINLMSLSIFKKLGIGEVQPISVTLQLVNRTITYPEGKIEDVLMKFDKFIFPADFIILDYEVDRDVQIILGRPFLAIQKV, via the coding sequence atgacattgcgaagtggcaGACCTCTTGTAGAAGAAACCGTGAACCCAAGAACCAAAAATCCTTCAAATGAGCACAACACACGTCCGACGGCATTGGAAGTTCAAGAAGAACAGATGCCAGAATCCACAAGCTATTCGAACCCAAGCAACGCAGGAGAACCTGCGGTGCAGCTGAATGCACCATTTCCCAGACGCTTGCTGAAGAAGAATGACGAGCAACAGTTTAAGCGTTTTCTTGAACTTATGAGGCAGTTGCACATTAATATCCCACTTGTAGAAGCCTTAGAACAAATGCCGAAGTACGTCAAATTCCTGAAGGATATTCtgacaaagaagagaagaaTTAGCGAGACAGAAGTAATTACTCTAATGCGGGAGTGCGATGCGTTAGTCAGCAACAAATTACCCAAGAAACATAATGATCTGAGAAGCTTCACAGTCCCTTGCTCAATCAGAGGGATGGACATAGGACATGCTCTTTGTGATCTGGGAGCAAGCATCAACCTCATGTCACTCTCAATTTTCAAGAAATTAGGAATTGGTGAAGTGCAACCCATTTCTGTAACGCTTCAACTCGTTAATAGAACGATCACATATCCTGAAGGAAAGATTGAGGATGTTCTAATGAAATTTGACAAATTCATATTCCCAGCGGATTTCATCATCCTTGATTATGAAGTAGACAGGGATGTGCAAATCATTCTTGGACGACCCTTTCTCGCCATTCAGAAAGTATGA